The proteins below come from a single Uloborus diversus isolate 005 chromosome 10, Udiv.v.3.1, whole genome shotgun sequence genomic window:
- the LOC129231253 gene encoding uncharacterized protein LOC129231253 isoform X2: protein MLVWIIFASLLRGAVSLRLISLEVPDKVSRGQGTRLTCGYDLEGDTLYSIKWYRDDVEFFRYVPTDKPPGQFFPLQGVKVDMSKSKNGSVYIRDISHLTAGIYKCEVSADAPSFQTVSAEKNMAVLESSGYAQADRSTVNVLLVTMLLILQWRYHIW from the exons GTGCAGTCAGCCTTAGACTCATATCCCTAGAAGTTCCTGACAAAGTATCTAGAGGTCAAGGCACCAGATTAACGTGCGGTTATGACCTGGAAGGTGACACGCTATACTCCATCAAATGGTACAGAGATGACGTGGAATTTTTCCGATACGTACCCACCGACAAACCTCCAGGACAATTTTTTCCTTTACAAGGCGTGAAAGTAGAC ATGTCAAAATCTAAAAATGGCTCAGTTTATATTCGTGACATTAGTCATCTGACAGCAGGAATTTACAAATGTGAAGTATCCGCAGACGCACCATCCTTCCAGACCGTATCTGCTGAAAAGAACATGGCAGTACTCG aatcgTCTGGATACGCTCAGGCGGACAGAAGCACTGTAAACGTATTGCTAGTAACCATGTTGCTTATTCTTCAGTGGAGGTACCACATCTGGTGA